One segment of Theobroma cacao cultivar B97-61/B2 chromosome 9, Criollo_cocoa_genome_V2, whole genome shotgun sequence DNA contains the following:
- the LOC18587843 gene encoding uncharacterized protein LOC18587843 isoform X2: MSLSLTVMTFNLHEDQSEDSPDSWEKRRDLCISVITSYSPIILCTQQGVKSQLDYLQQGLPGYDQFGVSRKGPQDTSDEHCTIFYDKEKVELIEGGTFWLSESPSVPGSTAWGSVVPCIATWATFQLKGVEPPGFSFQVVNTNMDEFSPRARRRSALLTWQHIASLPPSLPVVYCGGFNTQKESTTGRFLLGRSREHGVVGDMRDVWPNARVRKNVSLIRTYHGFKGDKQGALEFLKLIFRALCLCWDRQTQDLHIDWILFRGLSQFSW; the protein is encoded by the exons ATGAGTCTGTCTTTGACTGTAATGACGTTTAATCTGCATGAAGATCAATCAGAAGACAGCCCAGATTCGTGGGAGAAGAGAAGGGATTTGTGCATAAGTGTCATCACTAGTTACTCCCCTATCATTCTTTGTACTCAGCAAG GTGTAAAATCTCAACTGGATTATCTTCAGCAGGGCTTGCCAG GTTATGATCAGTTTGGGGTATCAAGAAAAGGGCCTCAGGACACTTCAGACGAACATTGCACAATCTTCTATGACAAGGAGAAG GTAGAGCTGATTGAAGGTGGAACTTTTTGGTTGTCTGAGTCACCCTCTGTCCCTGGGAGCACAGCATGGGGTTCTGTAGTTCCATGTATTGCAACTTGGGCT ACATTCCAACTTAAAGGAGTTGAGCCACCAGGATTCTCATTTCAGGTTGTAAATACAAACATGGATGAGTTCAGTCCTCGTGCTCGTAGACGAAGTGCTTTGCTTACATGGCAACATATTGCATCCTTACCTCCTAGCTTACCGGTTGTGTACTGTGGAGGATTTAACACACAGAAGGAATCGACTACAGGGCGTTTTCTTCTTGGGAGATCAAG AGAGCATGGTGTGGTGGGAGACATGAGGGATGTGTGGCCCAATGCCCGggtgaggaaaaatgtttccCTTATCCGCACTTATCACGGCTTTAAAG GTGACAAGCAGGGAGCTCTTGAATTCCTTAAGTTGATTTTCAGAGCGCTCTGCCTCTGCTGGGACCGCCAAACTCAGGATCTACACATAGACTGGATTCTTTTTAGGG GTCTGTCTCAATTCAGCTGGTGA
- the LOC18587843 gene encoding uncharacterized protein LOC18587843 isoform X1, giving the protein MSLSLTVMTFNLHEDQSEDSPDSWEKRRDLCISVITSYSPIILCTQQGVKSQLDYLQQGLPGYDQFGVSRKGPQDTSDEHCTIFYDKEKVELIEGGTFWLSESPSVPGSTAWGSVVPCIATWATFQLKGVEPPGFSFQVVNTNMDEFSPRARRRSALLTWQHIASLPPSLPVVYCGGFNTQKESTTGRFLLGRSREHGVVGDMRDVWPNARVRKNVSLIRTYHGFKGDKQGALEFLKLIFRALCLCWDRQTQDLHIDWILFRGRSLIPVLCEVVNDNMDGYYPSSHYPIFAEFLLPRTVRLIEPPTRTQEEN; this is encoded by the exons ATGAGTCTGTCTTTGACTGTAATGACGTTTAATCTGCATGAAGATCAATCAGAAGACAGCCCAGATTCGTGGGAGAAGAGAAGGGATTTGTGCATAAGTGTCATCACTAGTTACTCCCCTATCATTCTTTGTACTCAGCAAG GTGTAAAATCTCAACTGGATTATCTTCAGCAGGGCTTGCCAG GTTATGATCAGTTTGGGGTATCAAGAAAAGGGCCTCAGGACACTTCAGACGAACATTGCACAATCTTCTATGACAAGGAGAAG GTAGAGCTGATTGAAGGTGGAACTTTTTGGTTGTCTGAGTCACCCTCTGTCCCTGGGAGCACAGCATGGGGTTCTGTAGTTCCATGTATTGCAACTTGGGCT ACATTCCAACTTAAAGGAGTTGAGCCACCAGGATTCTCATTTCAGGTTGTAAATACAAACATGGATGAGTTCAGTCCTCGTGCTCGTAGACGAAGTGCTTTGCTTACATGGCAACATATTGCATCCTTACCTCCTAGCTTACCGGTTGTGTACTGTGGAGGATTTAACACACAGAAGGAATCGACTACAGGGCGTTTTCTTCTTGGGAGATCAAG AGAGCATGGTGTGGTGGGAGACATGAGGGATGTGTGGCCCAATGCCCGggtgaggaaaaatgtttccCTTATCCGCACTTATCACGGCTTTAAAG GTGACAAGCAGGGAGCTCTTGAATTCCTTAAGTTGATTTTCAGAGCGCTCTGCCTCTGCTGGGACCGCCAAACTCAGGATCTACACATAGACTGGATTCTTTTTAGGGGTAGATCTCTGATACCTGTTTTATGTGAAGTGGTCAACGATAACATGGATGGTTATTACCCATCCTCACACTATCCTATATTTGCTGAGTTTCTACTTCCACGTACTGTGAGATTGATAGAACCACCTACACGTACACAAGAGGAAAACTAG